In Vidua chalybeata isolate OUT-0048 chromosome 5, bVidCha1 merged haplotype, whole genome shotgun sequence, one genomic interval encodes:
- the NOBOX gene encoding homeobox protein NOBOX, protein MDGADEEQQLERAAGGLGMGCECQDEMENMLLNTEHLVVDADAVGDHGAGSSVLPAFPGTVRQEIVEDNLGLEDRNSSVKKVEEDGGCSTLQATGSSSKGSVVLDGQHDFASACEQPSDFCGDTKVGLAQEPTGQSGSQEHSETYCPAETETEAKKENTKQASSGVAGAPCRQEEIGLAPHQSKGAPASAAAQNSYKSSSVLESRGTCDVAKGKKSLPVKKKPRTFYSTEQVEELEKMFQEDHYPDNEKRREIAAVVGVTPQRILVWFQNRRAKWRKLQKLSIKGNRKYPASSALSVPFGSEGYGSPPLPVPPLPDAAGDQPGVLGGDPGAGNSSSLLSTHPASPTSASASSVAGMVVPCEAQAQSKALPQLHFNSSGGAECFPNFPSPPPIHRASLALSLAFDPHSHIGPLMLDMPSSECSLASQENGFREAFPYGVQNQGFSSPVSCPYPEQLEPADNLETTYCQYSSQGGIYQLSQLCHQGHLASNMFSRDHLPPPTPLESHPAFPDLPGNSGAITYGATQGYVQNHTEGPVMPQQPSGNSDIPAYPAVPWSDFCMQGAPFSNQLHSQMPFSSVAGGQYFTEPYLLQVANGTVLESMPQTGKQKRVTPPEQSSYQSYQTEPELAALAEKEDLESSSKKGETTVGNQLNVFLEKEEGKEF, encoded by the exons AGTGCCAGGATGAGATGGAGAACATGCTGCTGAATACAGAGCACCTTGTGGTGGATGCTGATGCTGTTGGTGACCACGGTGCAGGGAGCAGTGTGCTGCCTGCATTCCCAGGCACAGTCAGACAAGAAATAGTTGAGGATAACTTGGGACTAGAAGATAGGAATAGCTCTGTAAAGAAGGTGGAAGAAGATGGGGGATGCAGCACCCTGCAGGCAACTGGGTCATCTTCCAAAGGCTCCGTTGTCCTTGATGGCCAGCACGACTTTGCCTCGGCATGTGAGCAACCATCGGATTTCTGCGGCGACACGAAGGTTGGATTAGCACAGGAGCCCACAGGTCAGTCAGGGTCACAAGAGCACTCTGAGACTTACTGCCCTGCTGAGACTGAAACGgaggcaaagaaggaaaatactaAGCAAGCATCCAGTGGAGTGGCTGGagctccctgcaggcaggaggagatCGGCCTGGCCCCTCACCAATCCAAAGGTGCTCCAGCCAGCGCTGCAGCTCAGAATTCCTACAAGAGCTCTTCAGTCCTGGAGTCCAGAGGCACCTGTGATGtggccaagggaaaaaaatccttacctGTCAAGAAGAAACCCCGCACCTTCTATAGTACAG AGCAAGTAGAAGAGCTGGAGAAGATGTTCCAGGAAGACCACTATCCTGACAATGAGAAGAGGAGAGAGATTGCAGCTGTGGTTGGTGTGACACCACAGCGTATCCTG GTCTGGTTTCAGAATCGCAGAGCAAAATGGCGGAAATTGCAGAAGTTGAGTATAAAAGGCAACAGAAAATATCCAGCATCATCAGCTCTGTCAGTCCCCTTTGGATCAGAGGGCTATGG GTCACctcctctgcctgtgcctcCATTGCCTGATGCTGCTGGAGACCAGCCCGGCGTGCTGGGAGGAGACCCTGGAGCTGGGAACTCCTCCAGCCTGCTCAGCACACACCCTGCATCACCCACCTCTGCCTCAG CCTCCTCGGTGGCAGGAATGGTGGTACCGTGTGAAGCGCAAGCTCAGAGCAAGGCGCTGCCGCAGCTGCACTTCAACTCCAGCGGCGGCGCGGAGTGCTTCCCTAAttttcccagccctcctcccaTCCACAGGGCCAGCCTGGCGCTCAGCCTGGCTTTCGACCCCCACAGCCACATTGGTCCCCTGATGCTGGACATGCCCAGCAGTGAATGCAGCTTGGCCAGCCAGGAAAATGGCTTCAGGGAAGCCTTCCCTTACGGCGTCCAGAATCAAGG cttcagTTCACCAGTTTCCTGCCCTTATCCGGAGCAGCTGGAGCCTGCAGACAACCTGGAGACCACCTACTGTCAGTACAGCAGCCAGGGGGGAATCTATCAGCTCTCCCAGTTGTGTCACCAAGGTCACCTGGCCAGCAATATGTTCTCCAGGGACCACCTTCCTCCTCCAACACCCCTGGAATCCCATCCAGCTTTCCCTGACTTACCTGGCAACAGTGGAGCCATAACCTATGGAGCCACACAAGGCTATGTACAAAATCACACAGAGGGACCAGTCATGCCACAGCAGCCAAGTGGCAATTCAG ACATCCCTGCCtatccagctgtgccctggagTGATTTCTGCATGCAGGGAGCTCCTTTCTCCAATCAGTTGCATTCCCAAATGCCTTTTTCTAGCGTGGCAGGAGGGCAGTACTTCACAGAGCCATATCTCCTTCAAGTGGCCAATGGAACAGTACTGGAATCCATGCCACagactggaaaacaaaagagagtGACACCACCAGAGCAAAGTTCCTACCAGAGCTACCAAACAGAGCCAGAGTTGGCAGCACTTGCTGAAAAAGAGGACTTagagagcagcagcaagaaagGAGAGACTACTGTTGGTAACCAGCTAAATGTTTTcttggagaaggaggaggggaaagagTTCTAA